The following proteins are co-located in the Helicoverpa armigera isolate CAAS_96S chromosome 23, ASM3070526v1, whole genome shotgun sequence genome:
- the LOC110373719 gene encoding AFG3-like protein 2, with protein sequence MWKGLRLTHSQLTKFHHNGPKFQPIGVPAIDSVLNQWYEFCKKPPKGFEKYFQPGTSQKQAKNPNPDKNPPPPSKGAQPSSSKPTTAQDKWNMNMFSGPGSGNRSGYEGQDKEKWMMFGAMGIVTVLASIAYFELRYREISWRDFVNLYLHKGAVEKLEVINKKWVRVKLNPGAALDGKVIWFAIGSVDSFERNLENAQIEMSVDPPNFLPVIYKTEVEASSLTGMLPTILIIGFLIYMMRRSADMMGRGGRRGGGLFGGVMESTAKLINPTDIGVKFQDVAGCEEAKIEIMEFVNFLKNPQQYIDLGAKIPKGALLTGPPGTGKTLLAKATAGEANVPFITVSGSEFLEMFVGVGPSRVRDMFSMARKHAPCILFIDEIDAVGRKRGGRSFGGHSEQENTLNQLLVEMDGFNTTTNVVVLAATNRVDILDKALLRPGRFDRQIFVPAPDIKGRASIFKVHLSPLKTTIDKEKLARKMAALTPGFTGADIANVCNEAALIAARELANDITMKNFEQAIERVVAGMEKKSNVLQPDERKIVAYHEAGHAVAGWFLQHADPLLKVSIIPRGKGLGYAQYLPKEQYLYSKEQLFDRMCMTLGGRVSEEIFFGRITTGAQDDLKKITQSAYAQIVHYGMNPKVGNVSFEMPQPGEMVIDKPYSEKTAELIDSEVRELINEAHVFTTDLLTKHKDNIAKVAERLLKQEILSREDMIELLGKRPFPEKSTYEEFVEGTGSLDEDTSLPEGLKEWNKEKTFVPPPESLTQPAPKPPSAK encoded by the exons atgtggAAAGGTTTGAGATTAACGCACTCTCAGTTAACTAAGTTTCACCACAATGGCCCGAAATTTCAACCAATCGGTGTCCCAGCGATAGATTCAGTATTGAACCAGTGGTACGAATTCTGCAAAAAGCCGCCTAAAGGATTTGAGAAGTACTTTCAGCCAGGCACAAGTCAGAAACAGGCGAAAAACCCGAATCCTGACAAAAACCCACCACCGCCGTCAAAAGGTGCGCAGCCTTCCTCCTCAAAACCAACGACAGCTCAGGACAAATGGAACATGAACATGTTTAGTGGCCCTGGAAGCGGCAACCGCAGCGGCTACGAAGGCCAGGACAAAGAGAAATGGATGATGTTTGGAGCAATGGGCATTGTGACAGTATTAGCATCTATCGCATACTTCGAACTTCGCTACAGAGAGATTAGCTGGCGAGATTTCGTTAATCTATATCTCCACAAAGGCGCTGTAGAAAAACTAGaagttatcaataaaaaatgggTGAGAGTAAAACTAAACCCAGGAGCAGCATTAGATGGAAAAGTGATTTGGTTTGCCATAGGCAGTGTGGACTCATTTGAGAGGAACCTAGAGAATGCACAGATAGAAATGAGTGTTGATCCTCCTAACTTCCTCCCAGTCATATACAAGACTGAGGTTGAAGCTTCCAGTTTAACAGGCATGCTGCCCACTATACTCATAATaggatttttaatttacatgatGAGAAGATCAGCAGATATGATGGGGCGAGGAGGAAGGAGAGGTGGTGGACTGTTTGGCGGAGTTATGGAGTCCACAGCAAAGTTGATCAACCCAACTGACATTGGAGTCAAGTTCCAAGATGTTGCTGGCTGTGAAGAAGCTAAGATTGAGATCATGGAGTTTGTAAACTTCTTGAAGAACCCCCAACAGTACATTGACTTGGGAGCTAAGATCCCTAAGGGAGCCTTGCTTACTGGCCCTCCTGGTACTGGTAAAACCTTACTGGCAAAAGCAACAGCTGGAGAAGCAAATGTGCCCTTCATAACAGTTTCAGGATCTGAGTTCTTGGAGATGTTTGTGGGTGTTGGTCCCTCTAGAGTCCGTGACATGTTCTCCATGGCACGTAAACATGCGCCTTGCATTCTGTTCATTGATGAGATTGACGCTGTGGGCAGGAAAAGAGGAGGTCGCAGTTTCGGAGGTCACTCCGAACAGGAGAACACGTTGAATCAACTTCTAGTTGAAATGGATGGGTTCAACACTACCACTAACGTTGTGGTTCTGGCTGCTACAAACCGAGTGGATATTTTAGATAAAGCCTTGCTAAGACCTGGCAGATTTGACAGGCAGATATTTGTACCTGCTCCAGATATTAAGGGTAGAgcttcaattttcaaagtgcATTTGTCTCCCCTGAAGACTACTATTGATAAGGAAAAGTTGGCTAGAAAAATGGCTGCACTTACACCag GTTTCACCGGCGCTGATATCGCAAACGTCTGCAACGAAGCAGCTCTCATCGCCGCCCGAGAGTTAGCAAACGACATAACGATGAAAAATTTCGAACAAGCGATTGAGAGAGTTGTCGCTGGTATGGAAAAGAAATCCAATGTCCTTCAACCTGATGAAAGAAAGATCGTGGCGTACCACGAAGCTGGCCACGCAGTCGCCGGCTGGTTCCTACAACACGCCGATCCATTACTCAAAGTATCCATTATCCCCAGAGGAAAGGGTCTCGGATACGCGCAATACTTGCCCAAAGAACAATACCTCTACAGCAAAGAACAGCTATTCGACAGAATGTGCATGACACTAGGAGGAAGAGTCAGCGAAGAAATTTTCTTCGGCAGAATAACAACAGGCGCCCAAGACGATCTCAAGAAGATTACACAAAGCGCTTACGCACAAATTGTCCACTACGGCATGAACCCCAAAGTAGGCAATGTTTCATTCGAAATGCCTCAACCTGGCGAAATGGTAATCGATAAACCATATTCGGAAAAGACAGCCGAGTTAATCGATTCCGAAGTCAGAGAATTAATAAACGAAGCTCATGTCTTCACAACAGATTTGTTAACTAAGCATAAGGATAACATTGCTAAAGTTGCCGAGAGATTGCTAAAGCAGGAGATTTTAAGTAGGGAGGACATGATTGAGCTTCTTGGTAAGAGACCCTTCCCAGAGAAGAGCACTTATGAAGAGTTTGTCGAAGGCACAGGCTCTTTGGACGAGGACACTTCGTTACCAGAAGGTCTCAAAGAGTGGaacaaagagaaaacatttgTACCTCCCCCAGAAAGTTTAACACAGCCAGCACCAAAACCACCTTCTGCCaagtaa
- the LOC110373734 gene encoding serine/threonine-protein kinase 40, translated as MDQERPESSSNHGKRTRPLLLQPSPKIARVSAYASSTSSGVLKNSKKFGPHSPKRAKVSYNRNDVPAPGTPVPDKLVRKAGPYLLGPKLGPSPVKSIVQCLARKERTDEFYQVKILTLRNEGQPETQDDRQGKMLLHTEYSLLSLLKDQDGVIHHHGLYKDHALEEVPNPNGNGFIYTGRVRQRLFLVLDCVSSHQFSEKGSELVNLQQYVTKVKKVPEKEAILIFYDIVRVVANLHKRNIVHRDLKLGNIVLNQRTGRVIITNFCLGTHLGSDRDLLKDQRGSPAYISPDVLLCKPYLGKPSDMWALGVVLYTMLYGQFPFCDTSLAQLFSRIQAANYNIPPDGNSVQVSDNTVFLIQRLLVKDPKHRLMADEVLDQLSSIIASYVTIPNPPEDLQVVPDVPLEEENKEKSPNTVQSSTEVDRKPFLNIPDTHIERPPNPADELGVFCVPLPDFLALNFPSPTRVNQNSIIIHPTHTAVDSSSITSPNQQNQRQITVQRIGRDARPLLPCEIARYQHMFASNQPSRPEPNRRPDAPNFVPETRQERPQNSRLHSLAQRIPRLNPIATTSGQNSADFRVIQWSESRSRGWDNDYVLRLPVLDLSRVNGNRIMNPAPVHTINSEAVVNHPRPHVDPSDVD; from the exons ATGGATCAAGAGAGGCCAGAAAGCAGTTCGAACCATGGAAAGAGGACACGACCTTTGTTACTTCAACCAAGTCCGAAGATCGCTAGAGTGTCAGCGTACGCGAGCTCAACGTCTAGTGGGGTCTTAAAGAACTCCAAAAAGTTCGGTCCCCACTCGCCGAAGAGGGCTAAAGTGTCGTATAACAGGAATGATGTGCCAGCACCTGGGACGCCTGTTCCTGACAAGCTGGTTCGTAAGGCAGGTCCGTACCTCCTTGGTCCTAAACTCGGGCCAAGTCCTGTGAAAAGCATAGTGCAGTGCTTGGCAAGGAAGGAGAGAACAGATGAGTTTTACCag gtGAAGATTTTAACCCTAAGAAATGAAGGGCAGCCTGAAACCCAAGATGATAGACAAGGCAAGATGCTGCTGCATACAGAATATTCTTTACTGTCCTTGTTGAAGGACCAGGATGGGGTCATTCACCACCATGGGCTGTATAAG GACCACGCTTTAGAAGAAGTTCCAAACCCAAACGGCAACGGTTTCATCTACACGGGCCGAGTTCGACAGCGTCTCTTCCTAGTACTGGATTGCGTCAGTTCTCACCAGTTCAGTGAGAAAGGATCAGAGCTGGTCAATCTTCAGCAGTATGTTACTAAAGTCAAGAAGGTGCCGGAGAAAGAGGCTATACTGATATTCTATGATATTGTGAGGGTTGTCGCTAATTTGCATAAg AGGAACATTGTGCACAGGGACTTGAAGTTGGGTAACATAGTGCTGAACCAACGGACGGGCCGTGTTATCATCACCAACTTCTGTTTAGGCACCCATCTCGGTAGCGACCGGGACCTTTTGAAGGATCAGAGAG GATCACCAGCCTACATTTCCCCGGACGTGTTACTCTGCAAGCCGTACTTAGGCAAGCCGTCAGACATGTGGGCTCTAGGCGTTGTGTTATACACCATGCTTTACGGACAGTTCCCATTCTGTGATACCAGTCTAGCACAACTGTTTAGTAGGATACAAGCTGCCAATTATAATATACCGCC agaTGGCAACTCTGTGCAAGTATCTGACAACACTGTGTTCCTAATACAAAGGCTGCTGGTCAAAGATCCCAAACATAGACTAATGGCTGATGAG GTACTAGACCAGCTTTCTAGCATAATAGCAAGCTACGTCACCATTCCAAACCCGCCTGAAGATTTGCAAGTGGTTCCCGACGTACCCCTAGAGGAAGAAAATAAAGAGAAATCGCCGAATACCGTCCAGTCTTCTACCGAAGTGGATAGGAAACCCTTTCTCAATATACCTGACACTCATATTGAGAGGCCGCCTAATCCTGCG GATGAACTGGGCGTATTCTGCGTACCTCTACCAGACTTCCTCGCTCTAAACTTCCCATCACCCACCCGAGTGAACCAAAACAGCATTATCATACATCCCACCCACACTGCCGTTGATTCTTCATCCATCACATCCCCCAACCAGCAAAACCAGCGACAAATCACCGTTCAAAGGATCGGAAGGGATGCCCGTCCCCTTCTGCCGTGTGAAATAGCCAGGTACCAACACATGTTTGCTTCTAACCAACCTTCGCGACCAGAACCAAATCGCAGACCAGATGCACCCAACTTCGTTCCCGAAACTCGACAAGAAAGACCACAAAATTCCAGACTGCATAGCTTAGCCCAACGCATTCCGAGACTCAACCCTATAGCGACCACTTCAGGACAAAATTCTGCAGACTTCAGAGTTATACAGTGGTCCGAATCTCGGTCTAGGGGTTGGGACAACGATTATGTACTACGACTACCGGTTCTAGATCTTTCTAGAGTGAATGGGAATAGGATTATGAATCCGGCACCAGTTCATACGATTAATTCGGAAGCTGTGGTTAATCACCCAAGGCCTCATGTTGACCCTTCCGATGTCGATTAA